The Musa acuminata AAA Group cultivar baxijiao chromosome BXJ1-3, Cavendish_Baxijiao_AAA, whole genome shotgun sequence genome window below encodes:
- the LOC135616645 gene encoding protein FATTY ACID EXPORT 1, chloroplastic-like isoform X1 has protein sequence MAEMPIVRVVHTAQEIVEARGRRAPNYPTFESAQSFSSPNTSAATVPLTHDRRLPSPLPGQLHRGASLPQATPRPAPPGCGFPTRGPPPATTAAAPSLVRLLLSLLGNQRPTALRDPRECTNLDISFRYSSMAVSQLYGSGLAAKWSMRSLEGLRPLPLWPRVASSGSPDLKSNYFKVPAIRVSNISGRKLTVSMGLNGSSPRSSIVANAATRYAEDKPDQADEPLKTNPTVKSINEKLDMDAHVQEEAVVPTKRSAKIHDFCFGIPFGGLLFAGGLVGFIFSRNATAMIYGGAILALSVLSLKVWRTGRSSLPFILGQAAFSAALLWKLLQAYSLSKKVFPTGLYIFFSAAMICFYSYVLISGGNPPPKKLAAAPPS, from the exons ATGGCCGAAATGCCCATCGTTCGCGTCGTCCACACGGCGCAAGAAATAGTCGAAGCAAGGGGACGACGGGCTCCCAACTACCCCACCTTCGAGTCGGCTCAAAGCTTCTCGTCTCCAAACACCTCGGCTGCCACCGTTCCCTTGACCCACGATCGCCGGCTTCCTTCCCCCTTGCCCGGGCAGTTGCATCGCGGCGCCTCGCTTCCACAAGCCACGCCACGCCCCGCCCCGCCCGGCTGCGGCTTCCCGACTCGTGGACCCCCGCCCGCTACGACCGCTGCCGCCCCATCGTTGGTGCGCCTCCTACTCTCCCTCCTCGGCAACCAGCGACCAACCGCTCTTCGTGATCCACGAGAATGCACAAATCTCGATATTTCCTTTCGTTACTC ATCGATGGCCGTCTCGCAGCTTTATGGGTCTGGATTGGCGGCGAAATGGAGCATGCGATCCTTGGAGGGGCTTCGCCCTTTGCCGTTGTGGCCTAGGGTTGCTTCTTCTGGTTCCCCAGATCTCAAAAGCAACTACTTCAAAGTCCCTGCCATTAGGGTTTCCAACATCAGTGGCAGAAAG CTTACAGTCTCTATGGGCCTTAATGGAAGTAGTCCTAGAAGCAGTATTGTCGCCAATGCTGCTACTAGATATGCGGAGGATAAGCCAGATCAAGCTGATGAACCTCTTAAAACTAATCCAACTGTGAAATCCATCAATGAGAAATTGGATATGGACGCGCACGTACAAGAGGAGGCTGTAGTCCCAACCAAAAGAAGTGCAAAAATACATGATTTTTGCTTCGGAATCCCCTTTG GTGGGCTTCTATTTGCTGGAGGACTGGTTGGGTTTATTTTCTCTAGAAATGCCACAGCCATGATTTATGGTGGTGCTATATTGGCACTGAGTGTACTTAGCCTAAAGGTTTGGAGGACTGGAAGATCCAGCTTACCATTTATTTTGGGTCAAGCAG CCTTTTCTGCTGCGCTTCTCTGGAAGCTTCTGCAGGCATACTCATTG TCAAAGAAAGTCTTTCCTACAGGGTTATATATTTTCTTCAG TGCTGCAATGATTTGCTTTTACTCTTATGTGCTAATCTCTGGAGGAAACCCACCACCTAAGAAGCTGGCGGCAGCTCCCCCATCATAA
- the LOC135616645 gene encoding protein FATTY ACID EXPORT 1, chloroplastic-like isoform X2, with the protein MAVSQLYGSGLAAKWSMRSLEGLRPLPLWPRVASSGSPDLKSNYFKVPAIRVSNISGRKLTVSMGLNGSSPRSSIVANAATRYAEDKPDQADEPLKTNPTVKSINEKLDMDAHVQEEAVVPTKRSAKIHDFCFGIPFGGLLFAGGLVGFIFSRNATAMIYGGAILALSVLSLKVWRTGRSSLPFILGQAAFSAALLWKLLQAYSLSKKVFPTGLYIFFSAAMICFYSYVLISGGNPPPKKLAAAPPS; encoded by the exons ATGGCCGTCTCGCAGCTTTATGGGTCTGGATTGGCGGCGAAATGGAGCATGCGATCCTTGGAGGGGCTTCGCCCTTTGCCGTTGTGGCCTAGGGTTGCTTCTTCTGGTTCCCCAGATCTCAAAAGCAACTACTTCAAAGTCCCTGCCATTAGGGTTTCCAACATCAGTGGCAGAAAG CTTACAGTCTCTATGGGCCTTAATGGAAGTAGTCCTAGAAGCAGTATTGTCGCCAATGCTGCTACTAGATATGCGGAGGATAAGCCAGATCAAGCTGATGAACCTCTTAAAACTAATCCAACTGTGAAATCCATCAATGAGAAATTGGATATGGACGCGCACGTACAAGAGGAGGCTGTAGTCCCAACCAAAAGAAGTGCAAAAATACATGATTTTTGCTTCGGAATCCCCTTTG GTGGGCTTCTATTTGCTGGAGGACTGGTTGGGTTTATTTTCTCTAGAAATGCCACAGCCATGATTTATGGTGGTGCTATATTGGCACTGAGTGTACTTAGCCTAAAGGTTTGGAGGACTGGAAGATCCAGCTTACCATTTATTTTGGGTCAAGCAG CCTTTTCTGCTGCGCTTCTCTGGAAGCTTCTGCAGGCATACTCATTG TCAAAGAAAGTCTTTCCTACAGGGTTATATATTTTCTTCAG TGCTGCAATGATTTGCTTTTACTCTTATGTGCTAATCTCTGGAGGAAACCCACCACCTAAGAAGCTGGCGGCAGCTCCCCCATCATAA